In Embleya scabrispora, the DNA window CCCCGAAATCGTGCGCGCCACCGAATCCCTGGCCATCGGGCCCAGGCGCCACGACCTGCTGGACACATACCTGCGCTGGACGAACGACCCGGTGGTCATGCGCGGCAACGGGCGCTTCGAGCCGGAGGAACGTGAAGTGCTCCGCGCCGCACTCGACGTCATGATTTCGGGGCCCAACGCTCACTTCACCGTGTACGACCGCCTTCGCACGGATCCTCACGAGGGGCCGCTTCCGATCGGCACCGCGACCTTGTCCATCGACCGCCCCGTCGCAGCGGCCGAGTTCTTCATCACCCTGGGCGAGGAAGGCCGCGGCCGAGGACTCGCGGCCCCCGCCACCCGTCTGGTACTCGACTTCGCCTTCGAGGAAGCCGGCTTGGAGAACGTGTTCCTCGCGGTCTTGGAACCGAACGTGGCGGCGATCCGGGCCTACACGCGAGCGGGATTCCAACGCATCGGCCACCGCCGCCGCAGTGCGCTGTGGGCCGGCAGTCGGGTGGACGAAGTCCTGATGGACGCCATCCCGACGTCGTTGGAACCGGCCTGAATGGCCGACTGGGTCAAGCCGAGTCGCTCTGGGGTGGGAGTGCGGACACGAATGGGTGGTCCCGGCCGGTGGGGCCGACCTTTGCGCTGCCGCCGGGGTCGCCGAGGGTGGTGAAGAACTCGGCGTTGACGTCGGTGAAGTGCCGCCACTCCTCCGGCATGTCGTCCTCGAAGTAGATTGCTTCGACGGGACACACCGGCTCGCACGCGCCGCAGTCGGTGCACTCGTTCGGCTGGATGTAGAGCATGCGTTTTCCCTCGTAGATGCAGTCGAGGGGGCATTCCTCCATGCATGCCTTGTCGGTGACGTCCACACAGGGCAAAGCGATCACATATGTCATCGAACTGCGGTCCCTTCCAGGTCGTTCGTACCGTTGCGACGCGGCCGACCGTATGACCTCAAGTAATGTTGAGGTCAACAGAAGGGCTGCCCATGACGAGCTACCGTTCCGGTGAGGTTCGGGCCCGCCCGGACGACTGGTTGACCATCGGCGAGGTGAGTACCCGGACCGGGGCGGCCGTCTCCGCTCTGCGGTTCTACGAGGAGCTGGGCCTGATCGCGTCCGAACGCGACGACCGCAACCAGCGCCGCTACCCGCGCCACATGCTGCGCCGAGTCGCGTTGATCTCGGTGGCCAAGCGAATCGGTATCCCGTTGCAGGACCTCCGGGAGGCGTTCGCCGATGTGCCGCTCGACCGTCCGCCCAGCCACCAGGAGTGGCAGCGCGCCTCGCGCGGTTGGAAGCGTCGACTGGAGGAGCGCCGGCAGACCATCGAGCGGCTTGAGGCCGAGCTGACCGGGTGCATCGGCTGCGGATGCCTGTCGATGAAGGCGTGCGCTTTGCTGAACCCGGGCGACACGCTCGGCGAAGAGGGTGTCGGACCCCGACGCGTGTGAGAGGCCGCCGTCCTAGACGAGGGCCTGTTCGTGGGCCTGGGTGGCGGAGATGAGGCCGGCCAAAGAGGTGCGGGTTTCCGCGAGCGCGGAGATCCGGTTGTCCAGACCTTCGAGGTGTTCCTGAAGGGTCTCCAGCGTGCATTCCGCGATCGTGCCGTCTTGGCGAATGCACGGCTGCAGGTCGCGGATGACGCGGGTCGGCAGGCCGGCGTCCAACAGCGCCCGAATGCGCCGGACCACGGCGGGGGCGCCGTCGCCGTAGCGGCGGTGGCCACTGTCGAGGCGGTCGGGCTCCAGAAGGCCCTGCTCCTCGTAGTAGCGCAGCAGACGGACCGGGGTGCCAGTAGCAGCGGCGAGCTCACCGATCTTCATGTGCTGCTCCTCACATCTCCTTGAATCTCACATCGATGTGAGATCTTAGCGTGGGGTCATGACGAACACGGATCGCCCCCTGGCCCTCTACGGTTTCCTGCGCCCCAGGCCGGAGTACGCGGACGAAGTCCGGCGCGCCCTCTCTTCTTTCGTGGAACCCACCCGGCAAGAGCCGGGCAACCTGGAGTACCACCTCCACGAGCACGAGGACGGCCGCTTCTTCCTCTACGAGGTCTGGCGCTCCCAGGAAGACCTGGACCGACACAACGCGCTGCCGTCGCTGCGCGCCTTCCTGGACAACCTGTCGACCTACCTGGAGGAAGCCCCGGAGGCCTACTTCGACACCATGCTCAGCCCATACGCCGAGCCCGACCCGATCCCCGCCTGAGCCACACGCCGCACATGCAAGGCGCTCGACCGACAACCCGGTCGAGCGCCTTGCATGTGTTCACCCCAACCGCGCGTCAGACCGCACGCAGCGTCGACACCAACGCCGACCAAGCGCCCGGGGCAACAACGAGGTGACCAACGCTCGGGTCCTTCGAGTCCCGAATCGGCACGACCTCGAAGCCGGGGGCAACTTCCACGCAGGCACCTCCATCCCCGTTGCTGTGGGTCGACTTGCGCCACGCCGCATCGCCGAGACGGGGAACTTGGATCATGACTGCTTCTCCTTGATGACCGCCGTAATCAGGGCTGCCGACTCACCCGGCGTCAGCGCTTCGGCGCTAACCCGATCGTAGGACCGCCGACGGGCCCGCACAGTATCCGGGTCTTCGAGAAGTTGCCCGTTGACGAGCCCTTCGAGATACGCGACCTGCCCACCATCGGGCAAGCCAAGTATGATCAACGGGGCGCCCAAGGCGGCGTGTGCACCTCGGGCAAGCGGAGCAACCCGCAGGAGCGTTCGCGACGTGTCCACGAGGGGCAACAGCGCTTCGAGTTGCGCACATAGAACGGCCGAACCGCCAACCGCCCGCCTGATGACTGTTTCGTCGAGCACGGCGGAGACGTAGGGCGGGTCGGAGCTGCGCAGCCGAGCCTGACGACTCATTCGAAGATCCACCATGGACTCGATCGTGTCGGCCGTGGCATCCGGGTTCACGGCTTGGAACAGCGCACGAGCATACTCGGGGGTCTGCAACAGACCTGGGACTACGTACGGCGCGTACTCGGCGATCTCCCTTGCCCCGTCTTCGAGTCGCATGTAATCGCGATACCGGTTCGGCCACCGCTCATTCTTGATCATGTCCCAGAGAACGGCGAACATGCCGTGGGTTCCCATGAGTTCGTCCAACTTCGCGGGCAGCTCCGGCGGAATGGGGCTGCCGTTTTCGTAGCGAGACCATGTCGACGTCGAATAGCCGTACGCCGCCGCCATGTCGGCCAGCGTCAAGCCCATCCGTTCGCGCTGCGCCCTGATGGCGAGTCCGAACCGGTGCAAACGTTTTTCGCCATCGGGAGCTGCCTCGAAGCGCACGGGGTCACCCACCTTTCCCACAAAAAGTCGAGACGGGCGCTCACTCCAAAGTGGCTATGCGCCGCGCCACCATCGCAATACGCACAGTGAAGCGCGGACATCGTGAGGAGCGCAGTCGAATGCGAGACCTGGAACCAAACGAACGCAGCCCGCAGCGTGCAGCCGGCAGTGGCCGGATGTGGCTCGCGGTCTACCGCGTCGACCAGTCGGGAACCCAGATGGTGAAGCCGCCCGAACTGTTCACCGGCGGGCTCTCTTCGTGGCCGTTCGGCGACGGATCCATGTCCACGAACCCGCCGTGCACGTGCTCGCCGGATTGCCGTTACCCGGGTTCCGGCATGCCGCCGCGCACAACCTCGTGACTCGATGCCCCACGTCCGGGAAGGACGCCGACAACTTGAGGCATTCTTTTGCCTGCGTACTCACTTGGGCGCGGCGACTCTTGGCCCCCGCGTCCCACGACCGGCCCGGGGCCCGGGCCGAGCGAGCCCCGCTAGCGGGCGGGCCCTCCGCGCCGGAGCCGGCGGACCGGCGAAGCGGGTGGCGGGACTTCGTGCCGCCGGAACCGGCCGGCGACGATCCGCCCGTGCTGGACTCGGCGACGGTGGTGCCGCCGTACCTGATGACGCCGGGCGAACTCGCCGCGCGGCGCCGACGCTTCGCCGAAGCGGGCGCGGCCGAAGGGCCGGTGCCGGCCGACACCCGCGCGCGGCCCGCCCGCGACTGGGCCGTGGCCGCGCGCGCGGCGGGGGTGATGGCGTGATGCGGGCGGCCGGCCGCCCGCGTTCAGGACCGCCGGTGCACCACGCGCGCCGACGTCTGGTCCCGGGCCAGCACCGTCATCGCGTCGATGTTCACATGTGGCGGCCGGGTCGCCACCCACCCCACGCACTCCGCGATGTCCTGGGCCACCAGCGGCGTCATCCCCGCGTACACCGCCGACGCGCCCTCGGCGTCCCCGCCGAGCCGGTTCAGCGTGAACTCGGTCTCGACCATGCCCGGATCGATCTGGCACACCCGCACCGGCTGCCCGCGCAGTTCGAGCCGCAACACCCGCGTCATCGCCGTCACCGCGTGCTTGGCCGCGTTGTACCCGGCGCCGCCCTCGTACGGCTCCCGCCCCGCCACCGAGCCGATCGTGATCACCTGACCGTCGCCGGAGGCGATCAGCAGCGGCAAAAACGCCTTCGTCACCCGCAACGTCCCGAGCACATTCGTCTCGTACATCGCCGTCCACGCCGCCTCGTCGGCCTCCGCGACCGACTCCGTGCCGCGCGCGAAGCCCGCGTTGTTGACCAGCACGTCACACCGCTCCACCTCGGCGGCGAACGCGGCGACCGAGTCCGGATCGGCGACATCCAGCGGCAGCGCCCGGCCCCTTCCGGCGCAGCGCGCGACCACCTCCTCCAACCGGTCCTTGCGCCGCGCGCCGAGCACGACCTCGTAGCCCAGGCTCGCCAGATGCACGGCGGTCGCGGCGCCGATCCCGCTGCTGGCACCGGTCACCACCGCACAACCCCGGGGCGCGGAAGCGGGGTTCGCGGTCTCGTCCTGGCTCATCACGGCATTCCTCTCGTCGACGCCGACCTCCCCGCACCGTATGCCGGATCGCCCCGCCGCCACATCGCCGCCCTCCGGTTCAGCCGGAGGACCCGCCCTGCCCCGACCCCCACGGCCACCCCAACCGCCCCCGCCGCTGCGGCGACGCGGCGGGCGCGGACGGCGGCGCGGAAGCGGCCTGCCCGACCGGCAACGGCGGCAGCGCCTCGCGGTCCAACCACGCCTCGAACAACGCGTCCAGCGGCCGGGAGGCGTACCGCGCCGCGTGCGCGGTGAAGTCGTCGGTGCCGACCAGCCCGTGCCGGTGTGTCGTGGCCCAGTCCCGCAACATCGCGAAGAACGCCACATCGCCCAGCGCACACCGCACCGCGTGCACGGTCAGCGCGCCCCGCCCGTAGATCCGGTCGTCGAAGATCAGCTTCGGACGCGGCGATCCCAGCAGCAGATCCTGCGGCCGCCCGCTCAGGTCGGCGTGCTCGATCGCGGCCTGCACGGCGGCGCTGCGCCCGCCCGAGCGCTCGGACCACAACCACTCCGCGTAGCGCGCGAAGCCCTCGTTCAGCCAGATGTGCCGCCAGTCGGCCAGGCCCACGCTGTTCCCGAACCACTGGTGCGCCAACTCGTGCGCGACCAGCCGTTCGGCGCCACGCGCCCCGTCCACGTGATTGGCCCCGAAGGTGGCCATCCCCTGCGCCTCGATCGGGATATCGAGGTCGTCGTCGGTGACCACCACGGTGTACTCGCCGAACGGGTACGGCCCGAACAGCTCCTCGAACAGCGTCATCATCTGCGGTTGGCGGCCGAAGTCCGACCGGAACCGGGACACCAGCCGCCCCGGCACATGCGCGACCTGCGGTACGCCCGTCCCCGGGAGCGGGACGGTCTCGTAGCGCCCGATCGAGACGGTGACCAGGTAGCTCGCGGTGGGCGCGGGCTGCTCGTAGACCCACGTGGAGTTGCCGCCCCGGCTGCTGCGGGTGAGCAGCCGGCCGCCGACCACCACGGCGTACATCGACGGCGCGGTGACCGAGATCTGGTAGGCCGCCTTGTCGTCGACCCGGTCGTTGCACGGGTACCAGGACGGCGCGCCGATCGGCTGGCCGGCCACGAGCGAGCCGTCGGTCAACTCCTCCCAGCCGACCCCGCCCCAGGGGCTGCGTACCGGCTTGGGATTGCCGACGTAGTGCACCTCGACGGTGAACGCCGCCCGGGCCCGGATCGCCGTCCCCGGCCGCACCCGCAACTTGCCCGCGCGGTGCGTGTAGCGCGCCTGGTGACCATCCACGAGCACCCGACCGATGCGGAACTCGGCCAGGTCGAGCACGATCTCGCCGAGCGGGCGGTCACCGGCCACCGCGCCGATCCGGGCGCTGCCGGCCAGGCGGTTGGGGCCCGGGCGGTAGTCCAGGGTCAGCTCGTAGCGGTGTACGCGGTAGCGCGGGTCGCCGTGTGTGGCGAAGTACGCCTCGCCGGCACCCGAGCGCGGCCCCTGGTCGCTCACCGATTCGTGCTCCGTCCCCGTCGCGCCCACCGTCGCGGGACGAGCCGCGTCCCGCGACGCCGTCTCGAAACGCATCACCGTCGCCAGGCCTCGATCGGGTTGCCCAGCCAGCCGGTGTCCTCCGGAACGGTCTCGCCCCGCATCACCAGCGAGGCGGGGCCCAGCGTGCTGCGTGCCCCGATCGTGCTGCCGGGCAGTACGATCCCGCGCGGGCCGAGCGTGGCGCCCTCGCGAAGGATCACAGTATCCATGCGCATGATCCGGTCGTGGAAGAGATGCGTCTGGAGTACGCAGCCGCGCCCCACGCTCACCGCGTCCTCCAGGGTGACCAGGTCCGCCTCCGGCAGCCAGTAGCTCTCGCACCACACGCCGCGCCCGATGTGCGCTCCCAGGCCGCGCAGCCACAGGTTGAGCACGGAGGTCCCGGACACCCGGCCGACCAGCCACGGCACCGCCAGCACCTCGACGAACGTGTCGGCCAACTCGTTGCGCCACACGAAGCCGCTCCACAGCGGGTGTTCGACCGGCCGGAACCGGCCGACCAGGAGCCACTTGGCCGCGATCGACACCACGCACGCCGCCGCCCCGCAGGCGAGCAGGACCAGGCCGGAGAGCAGCGCGGCCAGGACGAGCGAGTACGTGCCGAGCCAGGCCAGCGCGGTCAGCGTGAGCAGCGCCAGCGCCGCCGAGCACAACACCGGGATCGCCCGGCACAGCTCGACCAGGCCGCGCGCCCAGCGCAGCCGGGCCGGCGGGTCGTAGGTCAGGCCCTGATCGGCGACGTCGGCCGAACGGGGCAGGCGCATCGGCGGCATGCCCAGGTACGAGCCGCCCTTCTTGGTCTTCTTCGGCGTCGCCGACAACACGCCGACCAGGCCGCGCGCGGGCACCGAGCGGCCGGGGGCGGTCATCCCGGAGTTGCCCAGGAAGGCCCGCTCGCCGATCGTCGCGGCGCCGATCCGGATCCACCCGCCGCCGAGTTCGTAGGAGGCGATCAGCGTGTCGTCGGCCAGGAACGCCCCGTCGCCGACCGTGGTCAGGCTCGGCAGCGCCAGCACGGTGGACGCCTCGACGCCCTTGCCCACCTTCATCCCGAGCGCCCGCAACCACACCGGCGTGAACAGGCTCGCGTAGATCGGGAACAACTTCTCCCGGGCCAGGTCCATCAACTGGGTGACGGTCCACGCCTGCCAGCCGATCCGGCCGTGCAGCGGGTGGTAGCCGGGACGCAGGCCCAGGCTGAGCAACCGCACGAGCAGCACGATGGACAGCGCGTACACCGCCGCGAAGGCGGCCACGGCCGGGACCAGCGCGAGCAGCGCGCCGCCGAGCGCCGTACCGAGGCCGTCGCCGGGGTGCACGAACGCGCCGAGGACGAACAGCGCGGGTACGGCCGCCACGATCGGCAGCACGGTCGGGAGCAGTCCGCCGATGCCGTACAGCACGGACCACAGCGGCTTGCGCGGCGGCCGATCGCCGAACCGGCCCCGATCCACCTTGCCGAGCCGTACCGCCGGCACCCCGCCCCAGCGCCGGCTCGGCGGCACGTTGCCGGTGACCGCGGAGCCCGCCGCGACCTCGGCCGAGCGGCCGATCCGCGCGCCGGGGAAGAGCGTGCTGCGGGTGCCCACGATCGCGCCGGCGCCGACCTTGATCGCGCCGATCTCCAGGCGGTCGCCGTCCAGCCAGTGGCCGGACAGGTCCACCTCGGCCTCCACCGCGCAGCCCCGGCCGAGCTTGAGCAGGCCGGTGACCGGCGGCAGCGTGTGCAGGTCGACGTCGCGGCCGACCTTGGCGCCGAGCGCGCGGGCGTAGCGCAGCAGCCAGGCCCCGGACAGCGAGGTCGCCCCGCTCGCGTCGGCCAACTGCTCGGCCGCCCACAGCCGGATGTGCACACCGCCGCCGCGCGGATACGTCCCGGGACGCAGCCCGCGCAGCAGCAGCCGAGCGCCGCCGGCGGAGATGGCCACCCGTCCCGGCGGGCTGAACAACACGGCCCAGCCCGCCGCGACCCACCACCAGGACGCGGTGGGTGCCCACGGGTAGTGGCCGAACCAGGCGGCGACGTTGCCGAGGGCGAGCAGGCCGACCGTCCAGCGCAGGCCGATCAGCGTGTACAGCGGGATCAGCAGGAGCAGCTGGGCCACTCGGGCCCGGGTCGGCGTGGGCGCCACCTTGCGGCTCGCGCCCGCGTCCTGGGCCGAGCGCTCCAGGCGGCGGGCGAGTTTGCGCAGCGTGGGCTGCTGGTAGATGTCCGCGACGGCGGCCGCCGGATATCGCTCGCGCAACAGGGTGGTGAGCCGGGCGGCGGCCAGGCTGTTCCCGCCGATCGCGAAGAAGTCGTCCTGCGCGCTGCCCGGGGCGATGCCGAGCACATCGGTCCACTGCTCGGCAAGCCAGGCCTCGGTGCCGTACAGCTGTTCGGCGGGGCCGCTGTCCTCGGTGTCGGCGAGCGGCCAGGGCAGCGCGTCGCGGTCCACCTTGCCGGAGGTGCGGGTGGGCAGGTCGGCGACCGGGGCGAGGCGGGGTACGAGGGCTGCGGGCAGTTCGGCGCGCAGCCGGGCCACCGCGTCCTCGCGGTCCCAGCCGTCGCCGGTGACCAGGTAGCCGACCAGGAGCTGGTTGCCGCCCTTGACGGTGCGCACGGCCGCGGCGGCGCCCACCACGCCGGGCAGCGCCTGGAGAGCGGCGTCGATCTCGCCCAGTTCGATGCGGCGGCCGCCGAGCTTGATCTGCTCGTCGCCGCGGCCGACGAAGACCAGGCCCTCGGCGTCGGCGCGGACCACGTCGCCGCTGCGGTAGGCGCGCTCCCAGCCCATCGAGTCCAGCGGGGCGTACTTCTCCGCGTCCTTGGCCGGGTCGAGGTAGCGGGCCAGGCCGACGCCGCCGATCACCAGTTCGCCGGTCTCGCCCATCGCGACGGGGCGGCCCTCGGCGTCGACCACGGCCAGCTCCCAGCCGTCGAGCGGCAGGCCGATGCGGACCGGGCCCTCGCCGGTGAGCGGCGCGCCGCAGGCGACCACGGTGGCCTCGGTCGGGCCGTACGTGTTCCAGACCTCGCGGCCCTCGGCGACCACCCGCTCGACCAGTTCCGGCGGGCATGCCTCGCCGCCGAAGATCAGCAGGCGTACATCGAGCAGCGCCTCGGTCGGCCACAGCGCGGCGAGCGTCGGCACGGTGGAGACCACGGTGATCTCCTGCTCGGCCAGCCAGGGTCCGAGGTCGGCGCCGGATCGCACCCGCGAGCGGGGCACGGTGACCAGGCAGGCGCCGTAGCGCCAGGCCAGCCACATCTCCTCGCAGGAGGCGTCGAAGGCGACCGAAAGGCCGGCCATCACCCGGTCGCCGGGGCCGATCGGCTCCTCTTGGAGGAAGAGGCCGGCCTCGGCGTCGACGAAGGCGGCGGCGTTGCGGTGGGTGACCGCGACGCCCTTGGGCTTGCCGGTGGAGCCGGAGGTGAAGATGATCCAGGCGTCGTCGGCGGGGGTGGGGCGGGCCGGCGGGCGCGGGTCACCCACGTGAGTGACGCGCAGGTCGCGTTCGGCGCCCAGTACGGCGGCCACCCCGGCCTCGCCGAACACCAGGTCGGCGCGCTCGTCGGGGTCCTCGGCGTCGACCGGGACGTAGGCGGCGCCGGCGGCCAGCACGGCGAGGATGCAGATGTACAGGTCGTTGCTGCCGGAGGGCACCCGGACGCCGACCCGGTCGCCGACCCCGATCCCGGCCTCGGCGAGCCGCCGGCGCAGTCCCTCCACCTCGGCGGCCAAGGCGCGATACGTGAGCGTACGGCGGCCGTCGTCGAGGGCGGGTTCGTTGGGGTGGGCACGGACGGTGGCGTCCAGGATGTCCACGAGCGTGCGGGGCGTCGAAGCGGGCCGTCCGGAGTAGACGGCGGGGGTCGACGTGGGCGCGGTACCGAACGGATCGTCGGTGGCGCGCAGCGGTAGCGCTATGGCCATGAGGTCCTCATCCCTGGTCCCCGTCAAGGCCTGCGATCGGCTCCCGGGGAGGTGTCGCGGCCCCGGCCCCTGGCCGACCGGGTCGCTTCTCGAGCGTGGCAACCCGACCGACACTAACCCCGTTCGCCCCGGAGCCACGACTCGTGATGCGATCAACTACCGCTGAAACAAAGGGTTCTGATGCTTCGTCACATATGACTTGACGATCCATCAGATCCCACGGTCCCCTGGAAGCAAGCCTCTTGACGACCCGTCAGCCCACAACCCGGCTTACACACCACCCCAAGCTCCTGTGACCCACGCAACACGCTATGCCCACTCCACGCACCCGCGCCCGCCGACCTCGGCCGGACGGATGACGCCGCCCCGGCGGCCGGACAAGGCGCCGTCGCCACCCGACCGCCCACCACGGGCGACGCGAACCACGAGGGGACGGGAGACCGCACCGGTACGACGTGATCACGCCGAGTCGAGCGGGAGGTCGGGCGGAGCCGGACCGGGATTGGTCCGCGACCGGGGTCGAGCCGCCGCCGGCCCCTGGCCGGGTGGAGCCGGGCCACGGTCGAGCCGGACCCGAACCGACCCGAGCCGGAACAGGCAGGGGCCGAACCGCACCGCCCCCGAAGCCCCCCAGGGTCGAACGGAACCGGACCGGGATTGGGCCAAACCGGGCCCCAGTCACACCACACCCGAGGCCCGGTAGAGCCGTGCCCCGGACACGCCGGACCCGAACCGACCCGAGCCGGAACAGGCGGGGGCCGAACCGCACCGCACCCGAAGCCCGCCGGGGTCGAACGGAACCGGACCGGGATTGGGCCAAACCGGGGCCGAGTCACACGACACCCGAGGCCCGGTAGCGCCGAGCCCCGGACACGCCGGACCCTAACCGACCCGAGCCGGAACAGGCAGGGGCCGAACCACACCGCGCCCGAAGCCCGCCGGGGTCGAACGGAACCGGACCGGAATTGGGCCAAACCGGGGCCGAGTCACACCACACCCGAGCCCCGGGCGCACCGGACCCTAACCGAGCCGGGCCGGAACAGGCGGGGTCGAGTCACCGCCGGACCCGGGCCGAGCCGGGTCGGGCGGGGCCGAACCGGGGTTGGGCCGACCGGACCCGAGCCGAGTCGGAACGAACCGGGGCCGAGTCGCACCAGCCGGGCCGGAAGGAACCGAACCCCGCGTCGCACCGGCCCCGGGTCGAGTCGGGCCGGAACTGGTCGGGCCGGGCGGAGCCGGGCGACCCGGCCCGCGTCGCACCCGCCGTAGTCGGGTGCAGTCGACCCGGGCCGGGTCGCCCGGTGGGGCCGGCCCGGTGCGGCCGGCCCCACCGCACCACGCCCCACCGCACCACGCCCCACCGCACCACGCCACGCCCCACCACGACGCGCCGCACACCCCCGCAGCTCAGTGGCCCGTGCGCCCCGCGCCCAACCGCATCGCGGCCAACCGCGCCGGCTCCGCGATCACCTCGATGTCGGTGATCCGCCCGGCCGCGAAGCTCAGCCGCAACACCGCGAACAGTCGCCCACCCGGCGCGATCACGATGCCGGGCCGCCCGTCCACGAGGGCGACCGCGCCCAGCCGGGCCCGGTGGGCGAACATCCGGGTCTCCTCGGCCACCGACCGCGCGCCCCGGACCTCGCCGGCCACCCCGGTCGGTACCGCGAACCGGTCCACGCGGCGCACCACGTCCGGCGCGAGCAGTTCGACCAGCGTGTCCAGATCGCCGCCGCGCGAAGCGGCCAGGAACGCGTCCACCACGGTGTAGTGCCGGGCCAGGTCGACCTCGTCGAGCGCGGCCCGCCCGCGTACCCGCTCGCGGGCCCGGCTGGCCAGCTTCTTGCTCGCCACCGGCGTACGTCCCACCACCGGCGCGATCTCGGCGAACGGCACCGCGAACATGTCGTGCAGCACGAAGGCGACCCGCTCGGCGGGGGTCAACCGGTCGAGTACGACCAGTATGGCCAGACCCACGGACTCGGCCAGCACCGCCTCGTGCTCGGGTTCGGGCCCGCCCGGCCGCTCCAAAACCGCCTCCGGCGCCGCCGTCAGCGGCTCCTCGCCCCGGGTCCGGCGAAGCCGCAACATGTCGAGGCACACCCGCGCGGTGACCGTGGTCAGCCACCCGCCCAGGTTCTCGACGCCGTCGATCCCCGCCCGGTCGACCCGCAACCAGGCCGCCTGCACGGCGTCGTCGGCGTCGTCCAGCGAGCCGAGCATGCGATAGGCGACCGTGCGCAGGTGCTCACGATGCACCTCGAAGCGCTCGGCCAGGGCCTCGGTTCCGTCCATGGTCACCTTTCCGATCAGGCATCAGTCAGAGGGGAGACGAGCCGCTTCCGCACGATGCCGATCGATAAAGGAGACAACAGCCGAGTTTACCGCCGCCCCATCCGCCCCTCGCGGCATCCGGCCGCGCAAGGCGTGGCAAGGCCCGAGCCCGATCACCCGCGATCCCGCCCCCACGCCGGGCCGCCCCGGCGCGCTTCCGCACGCCCCGACACCGGCCGATCCCGGCTCGACGCCACCCCGCAACCCCGCCATCCCGCCATCCCAGGGAGTTCCCCGTGAAGTTCTTCCGTCTCGACGCCGCCATCCGCGTCGAAGGCTCGATCAGCCGATCCCTCGCCGACCTCGCCGAGGCCGAGTGGACCCGGGCGTTCCCGGACGCCGAGTTCGTCCGGCGCGACCTGGGTCGTCATCCCCTGCCCCCGGTCTGGCCGATCGCCGAGGCGAGCCGGACGACGCCGCAGGACGCCCGTACCCGGGAACAGCACGCGGCGACCGCGCTCGGCACGGAACTGGCCGACGAGTTCCTGTCCGCCGACGCCTTCCTCCTCGCCGTGCCGATGTACAACT includes these proteins:
- a CDS encoding Pls/PosA family non-ribosomal peptide synthetase, with translation MAIALPLRATDDPFGTAPTSTPAVYSGRPASTPRTLVDILDATVRAHPNEPALDDGRRTLTYRALAAEVEGLRRRLAEAGIGVGDRVGVRVPSGSNDLYICILAVLAAGAAYVPVDAEDPDERADLVFGEAGVAAVLGAERDLRVTHVGDPRPPARPTPADDAWIIFTSGSTGKPKGVAVTHRNAAAFVDAEAGLFLQEEPIGPGDRVMAGLSVAFDASCEEMWLAWRYGACLVTVPRSRVRSGADLGPWLAEQEITVVSTVPTLAALWPTEALLDVRLLIFGGEACPPELVERVVAEGREVWNTYGPTEATVVACGAPLTGEGPVRIGLPLDGWELAVVDAEGRPVAMGETGELVIGGVGLARYLDPAKDAEKYAPLDSMGWERAYRSGDVVRADAEGLVFVGRGDEQIKLGGRRIELGEIDAALQALPGVVGAAAAVRTVKGGNQLLVGYLVTGDGWDREDAVARLRAELPAALVPRLAPVADLPTRTSGKVDRDALPWPLADTEDSGPAEQLYGTEAWLAEQWTDVLGIAPGSAQDDFFAIGGNSLAAARLTTLLRERYPAAAVADIYQQPTLRKLARRLERSAQDAGASRKVAPTPTRARVAQLLLLIPLYTLIGLRWTVGLLALGNVAAWFGHYPWAPTASWWWVAAGWAVLFSPPGRVAISAGGARLLLRGLRPGTYPRGGGVHIRLWAAEQLADASGATSLSGAWLLRYARALGAKVGRDVDLHTLPPVTGLLKLGRGCAVEAEVDLSGHWLDGDRLEIGAIKVGAGAIVGTRSTLFPGARIGRSAEVAAGSAVTGNVPPSRRWGGVPAVRLGKVDRGRFGDRPPRKPLWSVLYGIGGLLPTVLPIVAAVPALFVLGAFVHPGDGLGTALGGALLALVPAVAAFAAVYALSIVLLVRLLSLGLRPGYHPLHGRIGWQAWTVTQLMDLAREKLFPIYASLFTPVWLRALGMKVGKGVEASTVLALPSLTTVGDGAFLADDTLIASYELGGGWIRIGAATIGERAFLGNSGMTAPGRSVPARGLVGVLSATPKKTKKGGSYLGMPPMRLPRSADVADQGLTYDPPARLRWARGLVELCRAIPVLCSAALALLTLTALAWLGTYSLVLAALLSGLVLLACGAAACVVSIAAKWLLVGRFRPVEHPLWSGFVWRNELADTFVEVLAVPWLVGRVSGTSVLNLWLRGLGAHIGRGVWCESYWLPEADLVTLEDAVSVGRGCVLQTHLFHDRIMRMDTVILREGATLGPRGIVLPGSTIGARSTLGPASLVMRGETVPEDTGWLGNPIEAWRR
- a CDS encoding sigma-70 family RNA polymerase sigma factor, which codes for MDGTEALAERFEVHREHLRTVAYRMLGSLDDADDAVQAAWLRVDRAGIDGVENLGGWLTTVTARVCLDMLRLRRTRGEEPLTAAPEAVLERPGGPEPEHEAVLAESVGLAILVVLDRLTPAERVAFVLHDMFAVPFAEIAPVVGRTPVASKKLASRARERVRGRAALDEVDLARHYTVVDAFLAASRGGDLDTLVELLAPDVVRRVDRFAVPTGVAGEVRGARSVAEETRMFAHRARLGAVALVDGRPGIVIAPGGRLFAVLRLSFAAGRITDIEVIAEPARLAAMRLGAGRTGH